Genomic DNA from Perca flavescens isolate YP-PL-M2 chromosome 23, PFLA_1.0, whole genome shotgun sequence:
CTTTAAGACGAGGGAAGGTACGCTGTAGCTTTAAGACGAGAGAAGGTACGCTGTAGCTTTAAGACGAGAGAAGGTACGCTGTAGCTTTAAGATTTGAGAGAAGGTACGCTGTAGCTTTAAGATTTAGAGAAGGTACGCTGTAGCTTTAAGATTTGAGAGAAGGTACGCTGTAGCTTTAAGATTTGAGAGAAGGTACGCTGTAGCTTTAAGACGAGGGAAGGTACGCTGTAGCTTTTAAGATTTAGAGAAGGTACGCTGTAGCTTTAAGACGAGAGAAGGTGCGCTGTAGCTTTAAGGCGAGGGAAGGTACGCTGTGGCTTTAAGACGAGGAGAAGTACGCTGTAGCTTTAAGACGAGAGAAGGTACGCTGTAGCTTTAAGATTTAGAAAGGTACGCTGTAGCTTTAAGGCCCAAGGTGCGCTGTAGCTTTAAGGCGAGGTACGCTGTAGCTTTAAGATTTAGAGAAGGTACGCTGTAGCTTTAAGATTTAGGGAAGGTGCGCTGTAGCTTTTAAGATTTGAGGGAAGGTACGCTGTAGCTTTAAGACGAGAGAAGGTACGCTGTAGCTTTAAGACGAGGGAAGGTACGCTGTAGCTTTAAGACGAGGGAAGGTACGCTGTAGCTTTAAGACGAGAGAAGGTACGCTGTAGCTTTAAGACGAGAGAAGGTACGCGCCTATTTTAAAGTTATTTTGTTTAATTCTCTTCTCAGTTTTTATGAAATCCTTGAGTCATATGAAAAACATTGCAGATTTCAATCAAGAATCtgtccttcaaaataaaagcagagtaattgttttttaaaatgttttaaaatcctgTAAAAAACTTTCAATCTCATGAAGTTAATTTAACCGACTGAAGACTTATTGCATAACAGTTTATTCAGTTAAATGCACATTCAAACATacacaactttatttaacaCAGTTAGAAACAGATAACAGTCTTCTGGCCGCCTCACTTCATGTGTCCCGGCCTCAAAGCGTCGATCGGTTCCTGCTGGTTGTTGTGACGTTTGACCACGAAAACCTTCTGACCAGAAACAGTCACCGCGTAAACAAAGTCCTCCAGAACCActgaagaagaaggagaggtGAGATCATCTAAAAATAAACTGAAGCTGAAGTTTCCTAAAGCTGCTTTCTGTCTGATGTCTAAATTATGTAACTTAACGTCCGTTAGAGTCACTAAacgttctgttgttgctgctgacagactcagattattattctaagtgtctgacaacattatgggatggatccctacagagatagaccttttagttaaagagtaagatccttttagtttaacatcaaacagccccaaaatccaccagactccatgtaaataatcaggacttttagcgtgtatagagccagcatatctccaccagactccatgtaaataatcaggacttttagcgtgtatagagccagcatatctccaccagactccatgtaaataatcaggacttttagcgtgtatagagccagcacatctccacatgtaaatgggtgaattaagggtttatttcaaccaaaccagagtggtgattgttggaacagtggaaagatgaaccaagacggcttttggtagttttatttagtttctgtccactttgaatgaagtgtgttttacgatgataaaagtcctgattatttacatggagtctggtggagtttggtgatgaaACACAGCTGTTTATTTACATAGTGTTACCTGACAGTATTCAGTTACCTGACAGTATTTAGTTACCTGACAGTATTCAGTTACCTGACAGTATTTAGTTACCTGACAGTATTCAGTTACCTGACAGTATTCAGTTACCTGACAGTATTTAGTTACCTGACAGTATTCAGTTACCTGATAGTAGTTTCAGTTACCTGACAGTATTTAGTTACCTGACAGTATTCAGTTACCTGACAGGTTTCAGTTACCTGACAGTATTTAGTTACCTGACAGTATTCAGTTACCTGACAGTAGTTTCAGTTACCTGACAGTATTTAGTTACCTGACAGTATTCAGTTACCTGACAGTATTCAGTTACCTGACAGTATTTAGTTACCTGACAGTATTCAGTTACCTGATAGTAGTTTCAGTTACCTGACAGTATTTAGTTACCTGACAGTATTCAGTTACCTGACAGGTTTCAGTTACCTGACAGTATTTAGTTACCTGACAGTATTCAGTTACCTGACAGTATTTAGTTACCTGACAGTATTCAGTTACCTGACAGTATTCAGTTACCTGACGGTAGTTTCAGTTACCTGACGTAGTTTCAGTTACCTGACAGTATTCAGTTACCTGACGGTATTTAGTTACCTGACGGTATTCAGTTACCTGACAGTAGTTTCAGTTACCTGACGGTATTTGGTTACCTGACGGTATTCAGTTACCTGACGGTATTTAGTTACCTGACAGTATTTAGTTACCTGACAGTATTCAGTTACCTGACAGTAGTTTCAGTTACCTGACAGTAGTTTCAGTTACCTGACAGTATTCAGTTACCTGACAGTATTTAGTTACCTGACAGTATTTAGTTACCTGACAGTATTTAGTTACCTGACAGTATTCAGTTACCTGACAGTATTTAGTTACCTGACAGTATTTAGTTACCTGAGAGTATTTAGTTACCTGAGAGTATTTAGTTACCTGACAGTATTCAGTTACCTGACAGTATTTAGTTACCTGACAGTATTTAGTTACCTGACAGTATTCAGTTACCTGACAGTATTCAGTTACCTGACAGTATTTAGTTACCTGACAGTATTCAGTTACCTGAGAGTATTTAGTTACCTGACAGTATTCAGTTACCTGAGAGTATTTAGTTACCTGACAGTATTCAGTTACCTGACAGTATTCAGTTACCTGACAGTATTTAGTTACCTGACATGCGTTTGAAGGGTGGATCAGCTGATCCTGTTAAACGGAGCCGACTCGCTGTTCGAACCATCTGCATCATCACACCGGCTGTGACCTCATCGTTCTCCAGCTCCCCTGcagactggggggggggggtcaaaggtcagttacacacacatatatatatatatatatatatatatatatatatatatatatatatacacacacacacacacacacacacacccatgattaatctatcagctagcgttgctctgattggttggagctctatcctattggtgcagagggaatttgaaagacaaccgtttatcccgcccctcggattgagccctgaccaatggggagttcccagacccaacatctggatgtgggtcagacccaacatctggatgtgggtcagacccaacatctggatgtggggctgCTGGTCAGGCTAACTTTTTTCTATGATGACATAGCAAGTTTCTTTTCCgactttttgggggctttatgtGGCCCAAACTCTtagtgagaaagctatatgagacgtgcaataatacagtcaaaatatttaactttttctctTCAATAAAAGCATGGCAGTAAACTACTGACTGGCCCTTAATGTGATTCTCATTATCCAGTCTGGCCCTTAGTGAAAcggagtttgacacccctgatttagtccctttttttttttatatccatgCAAACATGTCCTGGGACCCCTGTTTGTTCTCTAATGTGATGTACTGCAAAAACACTATTCCTCCCACCAAACTCCAGTCAAACATTGAGCAATTTAAATCTGTCTTCTCCACTGACTTCTTGTAGCATTTGACTGATAATAATTTGGGTCCTCTGGGACTAAATGTCAACCGATTGTGAAAATAATCCAGCCAACAGTCGGGAAGTTGTACAAAAGCTCCTCCCAATTCCtaagatgtgtttttatttaatacgCGAGCTGCAGATGATCGGTGTTGAGGAGAATCTTAAAGAGGCTGAAAGCTGAATGGGGTTTGGTCTGTTGTTCACT
This window encodes:
- the lamtor4 gene encoding ragulator complex protein LAMTOR4, which translates into the protein MTTAAALTAGLERIPDQLGYLVISEDGVLASAGELENDEVTAGVMMQMVRTASRLRLTGSADPPFKRMSVVLEDFVYAVTVSGQKVFVVKRHNNQQEPIDALRPGHMK